In Nitrospira sp., one genomic interval encodes:
- a CDS encoding response regulator: MQSLNHTSFRILLIDDELRCTKLMEAILRQAGFEQVTMANDSREAIRLYEEVKPDLVALDMKMPVMDGIEVMRQLLPMIDPDDYLPIIMITGELDAATKHRALAEGAKDFLNKPVDPIEVVLRIKNQLMTRVLHQQLRLHNEHLEAQVLLRTKVVEQTQLDLLYRLTLASCYREDTSGSHAWRVGNLAARLAELSGQSQAQVELIKRTAPLHDLGKVGIPDRTLMKTTPYDAQDRDAIKQHTKIGSKLLSGSTAPLFVMAREIALMHHERWDGTGYHGVKGAQIPISARIVALVDAFDVMTHPSSYKPAMPLKEAKAEIERQAGAQFDPTLVNVFLQLIDREGDRLLSEASPVRLVA; the protein is encoded by the coding sequence ATGCAGAGCCTCAACCACACCTCTTTCCGTATTCTCCTCATCGACGACGAACTCCGCTGCACCAAATTGATGGAGGCGATCCTTCGGCAAGCCGGATTTGAACAGGTGACGATGGCGAACGACTCTCGCGAGGCCATCCGTCTCTATGAGGAGGTGAAGCCGGACCTGGTGGCGCTGGATATGAAGATGCCGGTGATGGACGGGATCGAGGTGATGCGGCAGTTGCTGCCGATGATCGACCCCGACGACTACCTTCCCATCATCATGATTACCGGAGAGTTGGACGCGGCCACGAAGCATCGGGCCTTGGCGGAGGGCGCGAAGGACTTCCTCAACAAGCCTGTGGACCCCATCGAGGTGGTGCTGCGGATCAAGAATCAGTTGATGACCAGGGTGTTGCATCAGCAATTGCGCCTCCACAACGAGCACTTGGAGGCGCAGGTGTTGCTTCGCACGAAGGTCGTGGAGCAGACGCAGCTGGATCTGTTGTACCGATTGACCCTGGCCTCGTGTTATCGAGAGGATACCAGCGGGTCCCATGCCTGGCGGGTGGGCAATCTGGCAGCCAGGTTGGCGGAACTCAGCGGACAATCACAAGCGCAGGTCGAGTTGATCAAGAGGACGGCGCCTCTGCATGACCTCGGCAAAGTCGGCATTCCCGACCGGACCCTCATGAAAACCACTCCCTATGATGCCCAGGATCGCGATGCAATCAAGCAACATACGAAGATCGGATCAAAGCTGCTGTCGGGTAGCACGGCGCCGTTGTTCGTCATGGCGCGCGAAATCGCGTTGATGCACCACGAGCGGTGGGACGGCACCGGCTATCATGGCGTCAAGGGAGCGCAGATCCCGATTTCTGCCAGGATCGTCGCTCTCGTGGATGCCTTCGACGTCATGACGCACCCGTCTTCCTATAAACCGGCCATGCCACTGAAGGAAGCCAAGGCTGAAATTGAACGGCAGGCCGGCGCACAATTCGATCCCACCCTGGTGAATGTCTTTCTGCAGCTGATCGACCGCGAAGGTGATCGGCTGCTCTCCGAAGCGAGTCCCGTCAGGCTGGTTGCCTAG
- a CDS encoding response regulator: MQIDYSPLSSRVARRVFALFILCALLPVGALSLVAFTDVTDQLTQQVEKRVRQESKVVGMAVYQRLLFLESEFLSLTTHERQSASSGSFGSLQEAMPNIPLFLTLAQVPKGGVAQEPFGGRGELPSLTPAQWALLHDKKTLLVTAAQTGGPRRLFLARLLGSRLSEEQAVFAEINGDYLWGTVREVALPTDLAMCVFGDAAEILFCTESPTGRLMGQWVKQKQVDRPSVFEWHDGQDSYIAGYWSIPLRYEFSVPPWTVVLSEPRAAVLAPLATFKTRFSLIVLVAVLCVTLLSVGQIRKTMVPLERLGEGTRRIARRDFSTPVRVHSGDEFEELAKSFNAMAVRLNRQFSQLATIHEIDRSVLSVLDPSRIVDTVLARVREVFPCEAIAVLLLDPSAATQGWFYTRLGKDCTDTAMEAVTLGDEDGPFLKDLEEPWVIPSSAVSGVLAKLAVPEAGALVLLPLRRANERLGAIALAYLRTPVLHEERRLQLRQLADLVAVALSNASDLGERKRAETSLRESNVKLEAALNELQAAQQQMVQQERLRALGQMASGIAHDFNNTLSPIVGFSELLLIDPNLSKNDAQLKEYLQTINLAAKDAAKVVSRLRDFYRPRVDADLAGIVDLNRLVEQTVKLSQPKWKDQALANGIAIEMHVEVDAVPPVAGHESELREVLTNLVFNAVDAMPKSGSITIRTKVDGDHVRVEVTDTGTGMTNEVRRRCLEPFFSTKGEKGSGLGLAMVYGIIRRLRGTIDITSSVGQGTTFSLRLPIQSDLSAARQSEGQSLDGRKLQVLVVDDDPLVGRVTSEYLRVAGHDAQLVGSAAEAITQFHPDRVHLVVTDHGMPHMTGRQLAKVIKKVSPQTPVLLLTGGDETEGEDHPSDAVDAALTKPVTMASLRKALSRMVIPSASSDGSRKEIGEAA; the protein is encoded by the coding sequence GTGCAAATCGACTACTCGCCGCTCAGTAGCCGTGTCGCCCGCCGGGTGTTCGCCCTCTTCATCCTCTGCGCCTTACTGCCCGTCGGGGCCTTGAGCCTCGTTGCCTTTACCGACGTCACGGACCAACTCACGCAACAAGTCGAGAAGCGCGTGCGCCAGGAAAGCAAGGTCGTCGGTATGGCTGTCTATCAACGACTGCTCTTTCTCGAATCAGAGTTCCTGTCTCTGACGACTCACGAGCGCCAGTCGGCGAGTTCCGGGTCGTTTGGTTCCCTACAAGAAGCGATGCCCAACATACCGCTGTTTCTGACCTTGGCTCAGGTGCCGAAGGGAGGAGTGGCGCAAGAGCCGTTCGGTGGGCGAGGGGAGCTACCTTCCCTGACGCCTGCCCAGTGGGCACTGCTCCACGACAAAAAGACCCTCTTGGTTACGGCGGCGCAGACAGGGGGACCCAGGCGGCTGTTTCTGGCGCGGCTGTTGGGCTCCCGCCTGTCGGAGGAACAGGCAGTCTTTGCAGAAATCAACGGCGACTATCTGTGGGGGACAGTCAGGGAGGTTGCGCTTCCGACGGATTTAGCGATGTGCGTGTTCGGAGACGCGGCGGAAATCCTATTCTGCACGGAGTCTCCGACGGGCCGATTAATGGGACAGTGGGTCAAGCAGAAACAGGTGGATCGCCCGTCGGTGTTTGAATGGCACGATGGCCAGGATTCGTACATCGCCGGCTATTGGTCGATTCCGCTGCGGTATGAATTTTCGGTTCCGCCTTGGACCGTTGTGCTCAGCGAGCCGCGTGCCGCAGTGTTGGCGCCTCTGGCAACCTTTAAGACGCGATTCAGCCTGATCGTCTTGGTGGCGGTCCTCTGTGTCACCCTGTTGAGCGTGGGCCAGATTCGCAAAACCATGGTGCCGTTGGAACGGTTGGGCGAGGGTACCAGGCGGATCGCGCGCCGTGATTTCTCGACTCCCGTCCGAGTGCACAGCGGCGATGAGTTCGAGGAGTTGGCCAAATCGTTCAACGCCATGGCCGTACGGTTGAATCGGCAATTTTCGCAACTGGCCACTATCCATGAAATCGACCGGTCCGTCCTCTCCGTCCTCGATCCCAGCCGCATCGTCGATACGGTGTTGGCCCGTGTGCGCGAGGTATTCCCGTGCGAGGCCATCGCGGTGCTGCTGCTCGATCCGTCTGCTGCGACCCAGGGTTGGTTTTATACGAGGCTGGGGAAGGACTGTACGGATACCGCCATGGAGGCTGTCACGCTCGGCGACGAAGATGGGCCGTTCTTGAAGGACCTGGAGGAGCCATGGGTCATTCCGTCGTCGGCCGTGTCGGGTGTTCTGGCCAAGTTGGCCGTGCCGGAAGCCGGCGCCCTCGTGCTGCTCCCGTTGCGTCGTGCGAATGAACGGCTCGGGGCAATCGCCCTCGCCTATCTGCGGACGCCGGTGTTGCATGAGGAGCGCCGTTTGCAACTGCGTCAGCTGGCCGATCTGGTCGCCGTGGCCTTGAGCAATGCGTCGGACTTGGGGGAGCGCAAGCGGGCGGAAACCTCCCTTCGTGAGAGCAATGTGAAGCTCGAAGCGGCGCTGAACGAGTTGCAGGCGGCGCAGCAACAGATGGTGCAGCAGGAACGGTTGCGGGCGCTGGGGCAGATGGCCAGCGGCATCGCGCACGATTTCAACAATACGCTCTCGCCTATCGTCGGTTTCAGCGAACTGTTACTGATCGACCCCAACCTGTCCAAAAACGACGCTCAGTTGAAGGAGTATCTGCAGACGATCAATCTTGCGGCCAAGGATGCAGCCAAGGTCGTGAGCCGTCTGCGAGATTTCTACCGGCCTCGCGTGGATGCGGATTTGGCCGGCATCGTCGACCTGAATCGTTTGGTGGAGCAAACCGTCAAGCTGAGTCAGCCGAAGTGGAAGGATCAAGCTCTGGCGAATGGAATCGCAATCGAGATGCATGTGGAGGTGGATGCCGTGCCGCCGGTGGCCGGCCATGAATCGGAGTTGCGCGAGGTCTTGACCAATTTGGTGTTCAACGCGGTCGACGCGATGCCGAAGAGCGGGTCGATCACCATCCGCACCAAGGTCGACGGCGACCACGTGCGCGTCGAGGTTACCGACACCGGGACCGGTATGACCAACGAGGTGCGCCGACGATGCCTCGAACCGTTTTTCTCAACCAAGGGCGAAAAGGGATCGGGGCTGGGTCTTGCGATGGTGTACGGCATCATCCGACGCCTTCGCGGCACGATCGACATCACCAGCTCGGTCGGGCAAGGCACCACCTTCAGTCTCCGGTTGCCGATTCAATCGGACCTGTCGGCCGCTCGGCAGTCCGAGGGCCAGAGTCTGGATGGTCGGAAGCTTCAGGTGTTGGTGGTGGATGACGACCCGTTGGTGGGACGCGTGACCAGCGAATACCTTCGTGTGGCCGGCCATGACGCGCAGCTGGTGGGGAGCGCCGCCGAGGCGATCACGCAGTTTCATCCCGATCGGGTGCATCTGGTCGTGACCGACCATGGTATGCCGCACATGACAGGGCGGCAGTTGGCGAAGGTGATCAAGAAGGTCTCTCCCCAGACCCCGGTCCTGTTGTTGACCGGCGGAGACGAAACCGAGGGAGAGGATCACCCGTCCGATGCCGTGGATGCCGCTCTCACCAAGCCGGTGACAATGGCGTCGCTCCGGAAAGCCCTTTCCAGGATGGTGATTCCGTCGGCGTCGTCCGATGGGAGCCGGAAAGAAATTGGTGAGGCTGCCTGA
- a CDS encoding prepilin-type N-terminal cleavage/methylation domain-containing protein — protein sequence MSQPSGTSRQAGFTVIELLIVMAILGALAGLAMPAYLGYLDKARIARCIVEIRSIERVVNAYEKVNGAYPNNLGEAGAGEMVDPWGNPYEYLNIAAFSLPGNNGNVGGGGHANGGGNKSGAWGWLLPDEAHAAGNGNSDKGKPRKDRFLHPINSDYDLYSKGKDGESVEPLTAKKSYDDVIRANDGSFVGLAADF from the coding sequence ATGTCGCAACCATCTGGTACCTCACGTCAGGCCGGTTTCACGGTCATCGAACTGCTGATCGTCATGGCCATTCTGGGGGCTTTGGCAGGATTGGCGATGCCGGCGTATTTGGGATACCTGGATAAGGCTCGGATCGCCCGCTGTATTGTCGAGATTCGTTCGATCGAGCGAGTGGTGAACGCCTATGAGAAGGTCAACGGAGCCTACCCCAACAATTTGGGTGAAGCGGGGGCGGGCGAGATGGTCGATCCCTGGGGGAACCCGTACGAATACCTCAACATCGCGGCGTTCTCCCTGCCGGGCAACAACGGGAATGTGGGTGGTGGCGGTCATGCGAACGGTGGTGGAAACAAATCCGGGGCCTGGGGCTGGCTCTTACCCGACGAGGCTCATGCAGCCGGTAATGGAAATTCGGACAAGGGGAAGCCGAGGAAGGACCGGTTCCTCCATCCGATCAATTCCGACTACGACCTGTATAGCAAAGGCAAAGACGGAGAAAGTGTCGAGCCGCTGACAGCCAAAAAAAGTTATGACGATGTCATCCGGGCCAACGATGGGAGTTTTGTCGGCTTGGCGGCGGATTTTTAG
- a CDS encoding methyl-accepting chemotaxis protein, with protein MSRPRVRRYFLWDSLQPRFLTMNMCYVGVVIGAVAAALFLPIMLKLDSLPLSSEETLTVADQFLLLHNRFWPAVVAVCILLVIHGIFFSHRIAGPLYRFRRIFQDVAAGDLTVRTTIRKGDYLQAEAECLGLMVNALRERLALIETQRAAILPHLDRLQQAAGRGACREVEQETERLRQAVEQLSHSMESFRTQAQVPADQPTALPRVSGF; from the coding sequence GTGAGCCGACCGCGTGTGCGCCGCTATTTTCTGTGGGACAGCCTGCAGCCCCGATTCCTCACGATGAACATGTGCTACGTGGGCGTCGTGATCGGCGCGGTTGCCGCGGCGCTGTTTTTGCCGATCATGTTGAAGTTGGACAGTCTCCCACTATCTTCGGAAGAGACGCTGACGGTGGCCGATCAATTCCTCCTGCTGCACAACCGCTTCTGGCCTGCCGTGGTAGCGGTCTGTATCCTCCTGGTCATTCACGGCATATTCTTCTCTCATCGGATTGCGGGACCCCTATACCGATTCCGACGGATCTTCCAGGATGTTGCCGCGGGTGACCTGACGGTGCGGACGACGATCCGAAAGGGGGATTACCTTCAGGCGGAGGCGGAATGTCTGGGGTTGATGGTAAATGCGCTGCGCGAGCGCCTGGCTCTCATTGAGACTCAACGCGCGGCGATCCTGCCGCATCTCGACCGCCTGCAGCAGGCGGCTGGCCGAGGGGCCTGCCGCGAGGTCGAGCAGGAAACAGAACGGTTGCGCCAGGCTGTAGAGCAACTCTCTCACTCGATGGAATCGTTCCGGACCCAGGCACAGGTCCCTGCTGATCAGCCTACCGCATTACCTCGTGTCTCAGGCTTCTAG
- a CDS encoding Do family serine endopeptidase, whose protein sequence is MDTVIAASSRPPSILLCWLLGLVVALCSAEAVAGSGSARPLPVSAIVDLQTQVRTTAAKVIPAVVSIASTVVVHDQVFSDEGLPFGMFKDGPPRRQYGQGSGVIVSPDGYIITNNHVVADAVDVEVILADRRQFKGRVVATDPKTDVAVVKIQSSGLPSVAWGDSSALAVGDFVLAIGNPLGLSRTVTFGIVSAVGRADVGVADVEDFIQTDAPINPGNSGGALVNINGELVGINTAIASPTGGSVGVGFAIPSNMARTAMQSLIKTGRVVRGFLGASTQDVTPLLAKIFRLPDVKGSIVTDLQAKGSAERAGLKRGDVVVRFDGRDVMDSGHLRNLMAASAIGSKHRLELVREGRVLQTELTVQEAPRERVKKAQPSEATGSSAHPLTGVIVDEVTPALARQMDLPVNSGLVVTDIEEGSLAEVSGLQPGDLILELNRQPIPNFATFQRVAEPLRPTDLALLLVNRQGNVIYIPIQAE, encoded by the coding sequence ATGGATACCGTGATCGCTGCGTCCTCACGACCCCCATCAATCCTGCTCTGCTGGCTGCTCGGCTTGGTGGTCGCACTTTGCTCTGCGGAGGCGGTTGCGGGCTCGGGCTCAGCCAGGCCATTGCCGGTCAGCGCGATCGTCGATCTGCAGACCCAGGTCCGGACCACCGCCGCCAAGGTCATTCCCGCTGTCGTCAGCATCGCTTCGACTGTGGTCGTACACGACCAGGTGTTCAGCGATGAAGGCTTGCCGTTCGGCATGTTCAAGGATGGGCCGCCTCGCCGCCAGTATGGGCAGGGCTCGGGGGTCATCGTGTCTCCCGACGGCTACATCATTACCAATAATCACGTCGTGGCGGACGCGGTGGACGTCGAGGTGATTCTGGCCGATCGCCGCCAGTTCAAGGGCCGCGTCGTCGCAACCGATCCGAAAACCGATGTGGCCGTGGTGAAGATCCAATCGAGCGGCCTGCCGAGCGTGGCCTGGGGAGATTCCAGCGCCTTGGCCGTCGGGGATTTCGTGTTGGCCATCGGCAATCCCTTGGGACTCAGCCGCACGGTGACGTTCGGCATCGTCAGCGCGGTCGGACGGGCCGATGTGGGAGTGGCCGACGTGGAGGATTTTATTCAGACCGATGCGCCGATCAATCCCGGAAACTCGGGCGGCGCGCTCGTGAACATCAACGGCGAATTGGTGGGCATCAATACGGCTATCGCCAGCCCGACCGGCGGCAGTGTGGGGGTCGGGTTTGCCATTCCGAGCAATATGGCCAGAACGGCCATGCAGAGCCTCATCAAAACCGGCCGCGTCGTACGCGGGTTCCTGGGCGCGTCGACGCAGGATGTCACCCCGCTGCTGGCCAAGATTTTCCGTCTGCCCGACGTGAAGGGCTCCATCGTGACCGATCTCCAGGCCAAGGGGTCGGCGGAGCGGGCCGGATTGAAACGCGGCGATGTCGTCGTACGATTCGACGGGCGCGATGTCATGGACAGCGGACACCTACGGAACCTGATGGCCGCCTCGGCCATCGGCAGCAAACATCGGCTGGAGCTGGTCCGTGAAGGCCGGGTCCTGCAGACCGAACTCACGGTGCAAGAAGCGCCGCGGGAACGGGTGAAGAAGGCGCAGCCCTCCGAGGCGACCGGTAGTTCCGCCCATCCTCTGACGGGGGTCATCGTCGATGAAGTCACCCCGGCGTTGGCTCGACAGATGGATCTGCCGGTCAACAGCGGTCTCGTCGTCACGGATATCGAAGAGGGGAGCTTGGCGGAAGTCTCCGGGTTGCAGCCCGGCGATCTGATTCTGGAATTGAACCGTCAGCCGATTCCCAATTTCGCCACCTTTCAACGTGTGGCCGAACCCCTTCGCCCCACCGACTTGGCGCTCTTGCTGGTCAATCGCCAAGGCAACGTCATCTACATTCCCATCCAAGCCGAGTAG
- a CDS encoding heavy metal translocating P-type ATPase, translating to MAMAIDPVCKMTVEPEQAAGQFTHAGTTYYFCATSCLEKFRADPDRYFNSAPTLIQLGNRPSRGKTLPMMMTPAPSKTTTGVIDPVCGMTVEPATAAGSFPYHGTTYYFCCQGCLTKFQADPQRYLSPSTAATAPKAPAPPGTKYICPMCPEVLEDKPVPCPKCGMALDPASPLPLKTEYVCPMHPEIVQPEPGSCPTCGMALEPRTVTVEEEQNPELVDMTRRFWIGLGPAAVVFVLAMSHMLPGHPLERILPDEQSAWVQFILSTPVVLWAGWPFFQRGWASIRHRSPNMFTLIAIGTGTAYLYSVVATLVPVWIPQSFRLPSGAVPVYFEAAAVITVLVLLGQVLELRARSRTTGAIRALLGLVPKTARVVREDGQEEDRPLDQVVVGDRLRVRPGEKVPVDGLVLEGGTAIDESMITGESLPVAKAAGDRVTGGTINGAGTVVMRAERVGADTLLAHIVQMVAEAQRSRAPIQRVADVVAGYFVPIVVGVAIVTGLAWALFGPEPRLAHALLNAVAVLIIACPCALGLATPMSIMVGTGRGAAAGVLFKQAEALETIERVDTLIFDKTGTLTEGKPKLRAVSALDPWSEAELLRLASSVERGSEHPLASAVVAGAQGRGISPTTATEFLSHVGKGVVATVEGKRVAVGTVELLREIKADDDALARLEADAELMRRTGQTVMFVAIDGRPAGLLGVADPIKGSTAEAVRLLREEGIRLVMVTGDHEATAQAVAKELGLSEVLAGVKPDHKGRIVQELQQQGRVVAMAGDGVNDAPALAQADVGIAMGTGTDVAMEHAGVTLVKGDLRGIVRARRLSRATMRNIRQNLFFAFVYNMIGVPVAAGVLFPFFGVLLSPMLASTAMTFSSLSVISNALRLQHADL from the coding sequence ATGGCCATGGCGATCGATCCGGTGTGCAAGATGACGGTAGAGCCGGAGCAGGCGGCGGGGCAGTTCACCCATGCCGGTACGACCTACTACTTCTGCGCGACGAGTTGTCTCGAGAAGTTCCGGGCCGATCCGGATCGGTACTTCAACTCGGCTCCGACCTTGATTCAGCTGGGCAACCGCCCCTCCCGGGGTAAGACGTTGCCCATGATGATGACGCCTGCGCCGAGCAAGACCACGACCGGCGTGATCGATCCGGTCTGCGGCATGACGGTCGAGCCTGCCACCGCGGCAGGCTCGTTTCCCTACCACGGCACGACCTATTACTTTTGCTGCCAGGGTTGCCTGACGAAGTTTCAGGCCGACCCTCAGCGGTACCTCTCGCCTTCCACTGCGGCGACCGCGCCCAAGGCACCGGCACCCCCTGGGACGAAGTACATCTGTCCCATGTGTCCGGAGGTGTTGGAGGACAAGCCGGTGCCCTGTCCCAAGTGCGGCATGGCCTTGGATCCGGCCTCACCGTTGCCGTTGAAGACCGAGTACGTCTGTCCCATGCATCCGGAGATTGTGCAGCCTGAACCGGGGTCTTGTCCGACCTGCGGGATGGCGCTCGAGCCCCGCACGGTCACGGTGGAAGAAGAGCAGAACCCGGAGTTGGTCGACATGACCCGGCGGTTCTGGATCGGGCTGGGGCCGGCCGCGGTGGTCTTCGTGCTGGCTATGTCGCACATGCTCCCGGGGCATCCGCTCGAGCGTATCTTGCCGGATGAACAGTCGGCCTGGGTGCAATTCATCCTGAGCACGCCGGTGGTGCTTTGGGCGGGATGGCCCTTTTTTCAGCGCGGGTGGGCGTCGATCCGCCACCGCAGCCCGAACATGTTCACCCTGATCGCAATCGGAACCGGCACGGCGTACCTCTACAGCGTCGTGGCCACGCTGGTGCCGGTGTGGATTCCCCAGTCCTTTCGTTTGCCCAGCGGCGCGGTCCCGGTCTATTTCGAAGCGGCCGCCGTGATCACGGTACTCGTGTTGCTGGGGCAGGTGCTGGAATTGCGGGCCAGGAGCCGCACCACCGGGGCGATTCGGGCGTTGCTCGGCCTCGTGCCGAAGACGGCGCGCGTCGTGCGCGAGGATGGCCAAGAAGAAGACCGGCCGCTGGATCAGGTGGTGGTAGGAGATCGGTTGCGGGTCAGGCCCGGCGAGAAGGTGCCGGTGGACGGGCTGGTGCTCGAAGGCGGCACGGCGATCGACGAATCGATGATCACGGGGGAATCGCTCCCGGTTGCAAAGGCGGCGGGTGACCGGGTGACCGGCGGTACGATCAACGGCGCGGGCACGGTCGTGATGCGGGCGGAACGGGTGGGGGCCGACACGCTGCTTGCGCACATCGTGCAGATGGTGGCCGAGGCGCAGCGCAGCCGCGCGCCCATTCAGCGGGTCGCCGATGTCGTGGCCGGGTATTTCGTGCCCATCGTGGTCGGGGTGGCGATCGTCACCGGGCTTGCATGGGCCCTGTTCGGGCCGGAGCCGCGCCTGGCCCATGCCCTCCTGAATGCGGTGGCCGTGTTGATCATTGCGTGCCCCTGTGCGCTGGGATTGGCGACGCCGATGTCGATCATGGTCGGCACCGGTCGCGGTGCGGCTGCGGGTGTGCTGTTTAAACAGGCGGAAGCGCTCGAAACCATTGAACGAGTCGACACCCTGATTTTCGACAAGACCGGCACCCTCACCGAAGGCAAGCCCAAATTACGAGCTGTCAGCGCTCTGGATCCATGGTCCGAAGCAGAGTTGTTGCGGCTGGCCTCGTCGGTTGAACGGGGGAGTGAGCATCCGCTGGCTTCGGCCGTTGTGGCCGGCGCCCAGGGGCGAGGAATTTCCCCGACGACCGCGACAGAGTTCCTGTCGCATGTCGGCAAGGGGGTTGTGGCCACGGTCGAGGGGAAACGGGTGGCGGTCGGCACGGTGGAACTATTGCGCGAGATCAAGGCCGACGATGATGCCCTGGCTCGTCTGGAAGCCGACGCCGAGTTGATGCGGCGGACCGGACAGACCGTGATGTTCGTGGCGATCGATGGCCGTCCGGCCGGTCTGCTGGGCGTGGCCGATCCGATCAAGGGGTCCACGGCGGAAGCCGTTCGTCTGTTGCGCGAGGAGGGGATTCGGCTCGTGATGGTGACCGGCGATCATGAGGCCACGGCCCAGGCGGTGGCGAAGGAATTGGGCTTGAGCGAAGTGCTGGCGGGTGTGAAGCCGGACCACAAGGGGCGGATCGTGCAGGAGCTGCAGCAGCAAGGCCGTGTCGTGGCGATGGCCGGAGACGGCGTCAACGATGCGCCAGCGTTGGCCCAGGCGGATGTCGGGATTGCCATGGGCACCGGCACCGACGTGGCGATGGAACATGCCGGGGTGACGCTGGTGAAGGGCGATCTGCGCGGCATCGTGCGGGCTCGGCGGCTGAGCCGCGCGACGATGCGCAACATTCGGCAGAACCTTTTCTTCGCCTTTGTCTACAATATGATCGGTGTCCCGGTGGCTGCCGGCGTCCTGTTCCCGTTCTTCGGGGTTCTCCTGAGCCCGATGCTGGCGAGTACTGCCATGACGTTCAGCTCTCTGTCCGTGATCTCGAATGCCTTGCGACTGCAGCATGCCGACCTATGA
- a CDS encoding thioredoxin domain-containing protein, whose product MVRSRGWRWNVVAIMTMVMGVVGVCAAWAAKAELKGNFEVLKDEASTHKPGKVQLVEFADFYCPHCHRFDGEGLAILEKEFGNKLDVVMVGYPVIPGKLPTAFDMYEQAKTMGKGNEMKRALFRTIHQDKISIIDRSIRELLIREVGLDPATFEAGLASAKPAKAFEDGRKWGDRIKIQQTPTVLLDGNIKVEQIDPENLKVIIHSILSGDGKK is encoded by the coding sequence ATGGTCAGGAGTCGAGGGTGGCGATGGAATGTCGTGGCGATCATGACAATGGTGATGGGGGTCGTGGGGGTCTGCGCGGCTTGGGCCGCCAAGGCGGAACTCAAGGGCAATTTTGAAGTGCTGAAGGATGAGGCGTCCACGCACAAGCCCGGCAAGGTGCAACTGGTGGAGTTTGCCGACTTCTATTGCCCGCATTGTCACCGTTTCGATGGCGAAGGGTTGGCGATCTTGGAAAAGGAATTCGGCAACAAGCTGGACGTGGTCATGGTGGGGTATCCCGTCATTCCAGGCAAACTGCCCACCGCGTTCGATATGTATGAGCAGGCCAAGACCATGGGCAAGGGGAATGAGATGAAGCGAGCCCTCTTCCGTACGATCCATCAGGACAAGATCAGCATCATCGATCGGTCGATTCGCGAGTTGCTGATCCGTGAGGTGGGGTTGGACCCGGCCACGTTCGAGGCGGGCCTGGCGAGCGCCAAACCGGCCAAGGCCTTTGAGGACGGTCGGAAATGGGGCGATCGCATCAAGATTCAGCAAACGCCCACGGTGTTGCTGGACGGCAACATCAAGGTCGAACAGATCGACCCGGAAAACCTGAAGGTCATCATCCACAGCATTTTGAGCGGTGACGGGAAGAAATAA
- a CDS encoding Slp family lipoprotein encodes MRGKLPPIFGALFLGTFLAACATSEHQPSSSPTVPSGPAFSEIKTTPDSFRGQTLVLGGQVLHARRLQDGTRIEILQLPLTESQQPTPDLTKSQGRFMAVQREFLDPATIPHGTFVTVTGELTGSMTLPLDETEYTYPVLDIKDLRTWVPDYSFPRIRLTPYYSPFWHPYWGPYGRGYPYFW; translated from the coding sequence ATGAGGGGCAAACTTCCACCAATCTTCGGCGCCCTCTTCCTGGGCACGTTCCTCGCGGCCTGCGCGACTTCCGAACATCAACCTTCATCCTCCCCCACAGTCCCGTCCGGCCCAGCGTTTTCCGAGATCAAGACCACGCCCGATTCGTTCCGAGGCCAGACGCTCGTCCTGGGGGGACAGGTGCTGCACGCCCGTCGCTTGCAAGACGGAACCAGGATCGAAATTTTACAGTTACCCCTCACCGAGAGCCAGCAACCCACGCCGGACCTCACGAAGTCTCAGGGGCGCTTCATGGCCGTTCAGCGAGAGTTTCTCGATCCGGCGACCATTCCGCACGGCACCTTCGTGACGGTGACCGGCGAGCTCACCGGCAGCATGACCCTGCCCTTGGACGAGACCGAGTACACCTACCCCGTTCTGGACATCAAAGACCTGCGGACCTGGGTGCCGGATTACTCCTTCCCACGCATCCGGCTGACACCCTACTACAGCCCCTTTTGGCATCCCTACTGGGGCCCCTACGGACGCGGCTATCCCTACTTCTGGTAA